GACTCATCCCCACACAAAGGGGCCCAGATGAATAAGTCCTGACTCAGTCTCAGTCcccctctgtcgctctgtctccgGACCCACAATACAGTTATTCCGGGCAGTGTGGCAACCACAGCGAATCGACACACACAGATGTATGGAGCCTTGGAGATACTGAAAAATACACTCTTTATTTCTTGTTTCTATGGGGTGTTTGATTGTGGAGGAGAGCTTTGTTACTTTTTCAATGTAGGGCTCAGAACTCCAGCCAAGTCATCTGGGATCAGCCATGCTTAATGCTTCTATGGCACAATACATGTACAAGGGGGTATGACTGGAACATAGGGGTCTTTGTTCAGTCTTGCAGAATATTATAAAAGGATATTGTAGTATACATGAATGTGTATCCCAATGAAGCCCAATTGGCCTGGGGACAAGGTTACTTAAACCTAAAAGCCCTGAATCTGTAACTTACATCTCTGGAGGTGCGAAGTCTGGTCGAGACATCTGATAACCACACTTGATCATGTTGTAGAATTTAGTATCCACCAGGATACTGGGGTAGGGGCTTTTTCCTAAATAAATTAAACAAAGACACATGAATTAAACAACTAAACAAGAACGACTGAATGATTTCACCAGAGATATAAAAATCTATTATGTTGAGAAATCTAGGTTTCTGCCAGCTCACCTAGAGAGAAGATCTCCCATAGCAGGATCCCATAGGACCAGACGTCACTCTGGCCAGTGTAGAGACAGTCAAAGATACTCTCTGGAGCCATCCACTTCACTGGCAGACGCGCCTATAGACACACGGTGCGAGGAAGCGCATATCAAACACACGTGAATGTTTTTTTATTGACATGGAAACATGTTACTGAGGTTGTCGTTGTTGTTCGCTCACATTGCCCTTCACCACATAGTTGGAGTCATTCATGATGTCACGTGCCAGGCCGAAGTCACAGATCTTAGCCACACGGAGGTCTGTCAGGAGGACGTTCCGAGCTGCAACGTCCCGGTGGatacactgagacagacagagagagaatcagttaCAGTAGCTTACGACGGCATCACAAAGTGCATCTCTCATTTCCAAGAGATTATGTATATTTTTTCAACTATAGTATGCTGAATTTTCATCAAACATAATCTCAAACTGCGAAGTATACTTATTACAAGCCTTGTTTCGCAAACCTTTGTTGTGAAACTTTGTGTTGATGTGACTCACGTTCTTGGCTGCAAGGAAGTCCAGGCCCTGAGCCACCTGGTAGGAGAATCTCAGCAGGTCCTCCATGTCCAACGGCCACGAGTCCGGCCCACCATCCTCACACACAGAGTCTGATAGAATAAAATGTCATGTTCATAGAAATGTCCAACTGAACCAATGCAATGAATGGTGCTAGATAAAAGAAAAGGGAGTAAGACGGCTCAATTACCCAGAGAGGAGTTGACAGGCTGGGGACCAGGCCTCATCTCCAGGTAGCTGTcagaacacacactggatatCCCACTATCACTGGTAGAAGGAGCGGAGAACGggatcaggggaggagaggaggttgagggtcGAGAGGTGGTAAATCACACAAAGTGGTTACTTCACAAGACTGCTTCTCTGTATGCTGAATAAAGGTGAGTCAGAGTACACCTTCTTTTTCATGGGCTTGGTGCCAACATTATCCATACCTTCTGATGAACTGTTTCCCCTCACAGAGGTTCTTGTAGTCACTGGTCTCCTCTGGTACCGCTGGTATGTTCATGACAAAGTTCAGGAAGGTCTCCTGCTTGTGTCGCAGGAAGTTCAGAAGGTCGCCATGACTACAGTACTCAGTGATCACCAGTACAGGTCCTGAGATAAGAAACATTTATATTTTATAATAAATATAGAAAACGCTCAAAATTCCACATAGTACGAAACTTGACTCAAATGCATTTACAAAAATATACAGATACTGTaattctctgaatgtctctgCACTTCTTCAGATAGGAAGCTGTGTTTTATAGTGTTCAGTCTCACCCGCCTGAGTGCAGGCTCCCAGGAGGTTGACAATGTTCTTGTGCTGTCCCAGGTGACTCAGAATCTTCAGTTCTGACATCAAAGCCTCTCTCTCATCTGAGTGGGCCCTGGCTGCagaaagagatagatagacagatagatagataaataaacagagagaaagtgaaacCCAATCACATGACACTGCCGTACCACTGTGATCACAGACGGTTTCTCAGACTTTGATCAATTCTACTCCTGAACTAAAAAAAACTTGTTCAATTCAATGGATTCTGACCTTTGAGCATCTTTACAGCCACTCGCATCGCATTGTCGTCCTCCCCCAGACCATAGGCTGTGGCCTCCACCACCTTCCCAAAGGCCCCGGCTCCTAGGATCTTTCCTGCGGGTCACACATCCAACGCATCACTTTCTTGTCTGACTGTATGTCAATATCCTTTCTTTCCCGTAAATACATACACTTTACAGTTGTACATGTAGTTGAGATTCCACTCATTCACCATACAGTATGGAATATCTAacccagggatgggcaactggcaaATTCACAAAAAAATGTCAATAATAATTCAGTCGAGGTCTCAAATTACTGTTGATAGTTGGAATAgaagaatacacaaggtgcaatgtcgaaatttggttgtgcatcagcagtcaattagcccatgtcagcaatGTTTTTCTAGCATGGTAAGTTATtctagcggccagctatctaaacttgtagtaagcaTGGTCGAATTACCGACGGGATGGGGCCCATTAATCATCagttatcatattaaaaactgctaACATGTGCTTCCACATTATGGCAAAATGagcagaattgcatgaaatgattTATACAATTTCAAAAACGTCTCTCcgctccatggcaaaatgtttagaattgcAGCCAACTTGCTTTAAAACGGCAAAGTTTTCGCTAcgccacatggcaaaatgtgcagaattTCAGGAAATTAACTTTAACCCCCTTGTGGGAGTCGTAGTTTTGCTCTACTACCCCGACAAGCTTCTTGGGACTCTTCTGTAGTCCGTACAcgccgatctgccaacttctgtctgtagcatccgaacagtttgggctacacactaatatgatccctctgtggaaaggtaTGTCTCTCACAAACACGTACATGTCCATTGTTTTTGCCTTAGGATgcccacaagcctcacaagactcCTCTGAAGGTCCCCCATGCCCAGTTAAACCAATTCATAGAAGCACTGTATATGGAGATAGGTTGTGCCAAAAATAAGTGGGcaaatacatgtatatatatcttatatctttcagatatagaacagacacttcagaacaaactgtTCCATGtcgtgaatctgttattcaatgtgtttgtatggccTAACCGTAGTAAGGCCAAATGACATTTTTCCATCAAACTTCCAAGAACCAAATCACTGCAGTAGCCTATCTAAGAAAAGGCCACACACCGAGCTTGAGCTTGTCCCTGGGAAACTCCCACTTCTCATTGTACGGCATCTGAGTTGGGTCGATAAAGGTGTAGTTGTTTCCTTCACTGGCCTGGATGATCTTCCACCGGATCTCATATCTCGGTTTCTTCAGAGGGAAGGAAATGTTCATTAGTCAACCATTTGAATAACCAAGGGTTCTCCATGGTTTCTTTGACTAAAGGTAACAATGATTTCAAACGACATATATTTGTCAATACTCTATTCATGAACATATCAGTTTCTTACCTAGTTTATTTTAGATGAGATTgcatactggtgtattagtatattTTTCTATATTGCAGAGGGTGTTTTGTGTCCTACCTGTTTGTACTTGTAGAGCAGGACCATGAGTAGCAAGAGGAGAAGGGCCAGCACACCAGCTGCTCCCAATAGAGTGGAGGTGAACATTATATCTATCCAATCAGAGAGAAGGGTCAGGGTGTCTGGTGTAGACACACTTAGAACATTATAtgtgtgatggctttgttatgggtTTATGTGGAaccaaggaagagtagctgcagctAAAGTAACGGCTATTGTGAATCTGAATAAACAAAAGAACAGACAGTTCATGTACAGCTCATATGCTTGACTATGATGAAACAGGAAAAAGGAGTAATGAACTTAAGGATAAGACAGTAAGCCTGAGGATAACCATGGGTGACCGTGCTCTGGCTCTTACTGGAAACGTCCATGGCGAAGGTGTCTTTACCGACTCCGACCAGGTTGAAGGCGACACACTCCACGGTCATCCTATGGCTGGACGGTTCCACTGTCAGGACGCTCTGGACCTCGACCGCTCCATACTCCTCCCTCTGGACCTCGACTGTTTGGGCCAAGAGAGGAGCAGGCATCTGGAGACCTGTTGCGTTCTCATTGCACCTGTTCCATAGGAAGACACAGATAGGATAGAGTTCCCCATTTAGTTATGATACCTAATACggcattatatatattttttttaaatacacactatacttaTTAAGTCTATCTTTTACAATGGCAATATCATACCACTGTGCCCTCTCTTACACCTACGTGGTTCGGATTCCAGAGCACTGGTACCAGAGGATTATGGGAGCAGGGTAACCGAACGACGTGCACGTGAGGGTGGTGATGTTCTCCCATCTCACCACGGCAACCGGCCTCTCTGCCAATCAAGAGAGTGCAGAGGAAGTCAGTGGCATGGTCAAATAATACATCTCACACACTCAACATAGCGACAAATATGTTCAATAGATGCTGTGCTGAAAAAAATGTATTCATCAGAGAGAATGGTTGTTGTATGAACTGACACTGTGTATTAGTATGTCTGTACTCATACTTTACTTACGATACATTTGGATTTGGAATGTAATGGATGCGTTGGCCATGGAACTATTGGCATAGAAGGTGTACTGGCCCTGCTCCTGTGCAATCATCCTCTTGAGCAGCAGGGTAGCGGAATACCTGAGTGAAAAACAAACCtgatctacagtcgtggccaaaaggtttgagaatgacacaaatagtaagtctgctgcctcagtttgtatgatggcaatttgcatatactccagattgttatgaagagtgatcagatgaattgcaattaattgaaaagtccctctttgccatgcaaatgaactgaatccccaaaaacatttcccctgcatttcagccctgctacaaaa
This DNA window, taken from Oncorhynchus gorbuscha isolate QuinsamMale2020 ecotype Even-year linkage group LG13, OgorEven_v1.0, whole genome shotgun sequence, encodes the following:
- the LOC123993262 gene encoding macrophage colony-stimulating factor 1 receptor 1-like isoform X1; this translates as MELYLAFLLGILPTAAQEWRRPVIKLNSEVVVGSEVVLNPGTPLVLRCEGDGPVNWLTRLSKHKSLISKGNGRVRTFRVDRPSAEHTGTYKCEYTSVNVKVRDLFSTVHVYVKDPESLFWTSSASLRVVRKEGEDHLLPCLLTDPEATDLGLRMDNCTSVPPGMNYTADPRRGILIRNLHPSYNADYVCSAKLHGVERTSKTFNLNIIQRLRFPPYVFLEKDEYVHIVGEKLSIHCTTHNPNFNYNVTWNYSSKKRFTIEQKVQSVDSNRLDIESILTIPVVDQSDTGNITCIGTNEAGVNKSTTSLMVVEEAYIRLSPQLSSKLAHQDLSIDMNEGEDLKLSVLIEAYPQIIGQHWDTPTASSTQEQTFTRYNNRYSATLLLKRMIAQEQGQYTFYANSSMANASITFQIQMYQRPVAVVRWENITTLTCTSFGYPAPIILWYQCSGIRTTCNENATGLQMPAPLLAQTVEVQREEYGAVEVQSVLTVEPSSHRMTVECVAFNLVGVGKDTFAMDVSNIMFTSTLLGAAGVLALLLLLLMVLLYKYKQKPRYEIRWKIIQASEGNNYTFIDPTQMPYNEKWEFPRDKLKLGKILGAGAFGKVVEATAYGLGEDDNAMRVAVKMLKARAHSDEREALMSELKILSHLGQHKNIVNLLGACTQAGPVLVITEYCSHGDLLNFLRHKQETFLNFVMNIPAVPEETSDYKNLCEGKQFIRSDSGISSVCSDSYLEMRPGPQPVNSSLDSVCEDGGPDSWPLDMEDLLRFSYQVAQGLDFLAAKNCIHRDVAARNVLLTDLRVAKICDFGLARDIMNDSNYVVKGNARLPVKWMAPESIFDCLYTGQSDVWSYGILLWEIFSLGKSPYPSILVDTKFYNMIKCGYQMSRPDFAPPEMYTIMKMCWNLEPTERPTFSKISQLIERLLGEEPERPDQQHQNIQLQQDMTVEELEPCDDNDEPKCCDGSCDQSCEHEEEEQPLVKTNSYQFC
- the LOC123993262 gene encoding macrophage colony-stimulating factor 1 receptor 1-like isoform X2, with translation MELYLAFLLGILPTAAQEWRRPVIKLNSEVVVGSEVVLNPGTPLVLRCEGDGPVNWLTRLSKHKSLISKGNGRVRTFRVDRPSAEHTGTYKCEYTSVNVKVRDLFSTVHVYVKDPESLFWTSSASLRVVRKEGEDHLLPCLLTDPEATDLGLRMDNCTSVPPGMNYTADPRRGILIRNLHPSYNADYVCSAKLHGVERTSKTFNLNIIQRLRFPPYVFLEKDEYVHIVGEKLSIHCTTHNPNFNYNVTWNYSSKKRFTIEQKVQSVDSNRLDIESILTIPVVDQSDTGNITCIGTNEAGVNKSTTSLMVVEEAYIRLSPQLSSKLAHQDLSIDMNEGEDLKLSVLIEAYPQIIGQHWDTPTASSTQEQTFTRYNNRYSATLLLKRMIAQEQGQYTFYANSSMANASITFQIQMYQRPVAVVRWENITTLTCTSFGYPAPIILWYQCSGIRTTCNENATGLQMPAPLLAQTVEVQREEYGAVEVQSVLTVEPSSHRMTVECVAFNLVGVGKDTFAMDVSNIMFTSTLLGAAGVLALLLLLLMVLLYKYKQKPRYEIRWKIIQASEGNNYTFIDPTQMPYNEKWEFPRDKLKLGKILGAGAFGKVVEATAYGLGEDDNAMRVAVKMLKARAHSDEREALMSELKILSHLGQHKNIVNLLGACTQAGPVLVITEYCSHGDLLNFLRHKQETFLNFVMNIPAVPEETSDYKNLCEGKQFIRSDSGISSVCSDSYLEMRPGPQPVNSSLDSVCEDGGPDSWPLDMEDLLRFSYQVAQGLDFLAAKNCIHRDVAARNVLLTDLRVAKICDFGLARDIMNDSNYVVKGNARLPVKWMAPESIFDCLYTGQSDVWSYGILLWEIFSLGKSPYPSILVDTKFYNMIKCGYQMSRPDFAPPEMYTIMKMCWNLEPTERPTFSKISQLIERLLGEEPERPDQHQNIQLQQDMTVEELEPCDDNDEPKCCDGSCDQSCEHEEEEQPLVKTNSYQFC